One Thermus sp. CCB_US3_UF1 DNA window includes the following coding sequences:
- the gmk gene encoding guanylate kinase, producing MRGRLFVMTGASGVGKGTVRARVLERTRLFYSISMTTRPPRPGERDGVDYYFVDRPAFEALLAQDGFLEHAEYVGHLYGTPKAPVERALARGEDVLLEIEVQGALQVRAKVPEAVLIFLLPPSLSELKRRLVYRGKDSPEKIQKRLAQAEWEIQNAHLFDYVVVNDVLEEAVADFLAILTAERRRTPRMARALERALKRDGDLEAELDEILRRNHGGTRD from the coding sequence ATGCGGGGCCGCCTCTTCGTCATGACCGGGGCCAGCGGGGTGGGGAAGGGCACGGTGCGGGCCCGCGTGCTGGAGCGTACCCGCCTCTTTTACTCCATCTCCATGACCACCCGGCCCCCTAGGCCGGGGGAGCGGGACGGGGTGGACTACTACTTCGTGGACCGCCCCGCCTTCGAGGCCCTTCTGGCCCAGGATGGGTTCCTGGAGCACGCCGAGTACGTGGGCCACCTCTACGGCACCCCCAAGGCCCCGGTGGAGCGGGCCCTGGCCCGGGGGGAGGATGTGCTCTTGGAAATTGAGGTCCAAGGGGCCCTCCAGGTGCGGGCCAAGGTGCCGGAGGCGGTTCTCATCTTCCTTCTGCCGCCTTCCCTTTCCGAGCTGAAGCGCCGCCTGGTCTACCGGGGCAAGGATAGCCCAGAAAAGATCCAAAAACGTTTGGCGCAGGCGGAGTGGGAGATCCAGAACGCCCACCTCTTTGACTACGTGGTGGTGAACGACGTGCTGGAGGAGGCGGTGGCCGACTTTCTGGCCATCCTGACCGCAGAGCGGCGGCGGACTCCCAGGATGGCCCGGGCCCTGGAACGGGCCCTAAAGCGGGATGGGGATCTGGAAGCGGAGCTGGACGAGATCTTGCGGAGGAACCATGGCGGAACCCGGGATTGA
- a CDS encoding MarC family protein has product MLELFLKSFLTLFVVVDPVGLVPVFLALAGDRPPRKQAQIAKKAVLVAGGLLVSFFFFGRGLLEHLGISLEALRIAGGILLFRIATEMVFAHHERETEEEKDEALHRADISVFPLAIPLIAGPGALASVLILGGEARGTPWGWAVVLLTAFLVLLLAYLFLRAALHVRQVLGRTGVNVVTRVLGLLLAALAVQYVADGVKGLL; this is encoded by the coding sequence GTGCTGGAACTTTTCCTCAAGTCTTTCCTTACCCTCTTCGTGGTCGTGGACCCCGTGGGGCTGGTCCCCGTCTTCCTGGCCCTGGCCGGGGACCGCCCCCCGAGGAAGCAGGCCCAGATCGCCAAGAAGGCGGTCCTGGTGGCGGGGGGGCTTCTGGTCTCCTTCTTCTTCTTTGGCCGCGGGCTTTTGGAGCACCTGGGGATCAGCCTCGAGGCCCTGCGCATCGCCGGGGGCATCCTGCTTTTTCGCATCGCCACCGAGATGGTCTTCGCCCATCACGAGCGGGAAACCGAGGAGGAGAAGGACGAGGCCCTCCACAGGGCCGACATCTCCGTCTTCCCCTTGGCCATCCCCCTCATCGCCGGCCCCGGGGCCTTGGCCAGCGTCCTCATCCTGGGGGGGGAGGCCCGGGGGACGCCTTGGGGCTGGGCGGTGGTCCTCCTCACCGCTTTTTTGGTCCTCCTCCTGGCCTACCTCTTCCTGCGGGCTGCCCTGCACGTGCGCCAGGTTCTGGGACGCACCGGGGTTAACGTGGTCACCCGGGTCCTGGGCCTTCTTTTGGCGGCCCTGGCGGTGCAGTACGTGGCCGATGGGGTCAAGGGCCTCCTTTAG
- the rpoZ gene encoding DNA-directed RNA polymerase subunit omega, translating into MAEPGIDKLFALVDSKYRLTVVVAKRAQQLLRHRFKNTVLEPEERPKMRTLEGLYDDPNAVTWAMKEALTGRLVFGENLIPEDRLQKEMERLYPVEEEEA; encoded by the coding sequence ATGGCGGAACCCGGGATTGACAAGCTGTTTGCCCTGGTGGATTCCAAGTATCGGCTTACGGTGGTGGTGGCCAAGCGGGCGCAGCAGCTTTTGCGCCACCGCTTCAAGAACACCGTGCTGGAGCCGGAGGAAAGGCCCAAGATGCGCACCCTGGAGGGGCTTTACGACGATCCCAACGCCGTCACCTGGGCCATGAAGGAGGCCTTGACGGGCCGGTTGGTCTTCGGGGAGAACCTGATCCCCGAGGACCGGCTGCAGAAGGAGATGGAAAGGCTCTACCCGGTGGAGGAAGAGGAGGCCTAG
- a CDS encoding DNA repair protein RecN, with product MLLRLEVQNLAAIREAVLELGPGLNVLTGETGAGKSLLVDALALLLGEKAEGLLGPFGESLLVTAFFPERVLSRRVGSRSTPRIDGEVVSLKELQEEAERWLSLHAQHAALALLSPKRQRALLDALLPPETLGAYAEAYGQYQALLAEQRALEEALRMRSEREDLLRFQLREIEEAKPRPGEDQELWQEAERLRHLEALRERAGRAYALLAEEGALDLLQGAVRELRGGGRFDRALEALAGDLEAALQGARAVARELEDYLEGLEGDPERLAALEARLSLLERLKRKYGPTLEEVLAHAQRAQEELRTLEGGEERLEAVRRAVRASRETLLAAGEALTEARAQAAQRLARGMEAELSALGLPQARFQVELLPLPEPGPFGLEEVAFRFSASPHLPPAPLGAASGGELSRIALALALLTGAEAPTVVFDEMDTGVGGETAWKLAERLARLAESRQVLVVTHLPQVAARAHRHLRVVKEGSEVRVEVLEGEARVRELARLLSGQYTEAALAHARLLLERP from the coding sequence ATGCTCTTACGCCTCGAGGTCCAGAACCTCGCCGCCATCCGGGAGGCCGTCCTGGAGCTCGGCCCCGGGCTCAACGTCCTCACCGGGGAGACGGGCGCGGGCAAAAGCCTCCTGGTGGACGCCTTAGCCCTCCTCCTGGGGGAAAAGGCGGAAGGGCTTCTGGGACCCTTCGGGGAAAGCCTCCTGGTCACCGCCTTCTTCCCGGAGCGGGTCCTCTCCCGCCGGGTGGGTAGCCGCTCCACCCCGCGGATCGACGGGGAGGTGGTGAGCCTCAAGGAACTCCAGGAGGAGGCGGAGCGCTGGCTTTCCCTCCACGCCCAGCACGCCGCCTTGGCCCTCCTCTCCCCCAAGCGGCAACGGGCCCTTCTGGACGCCCTCCTCCCCCCCGAAACCCTTGGGGCCTACGCCGAGGCCTATGGCCAATACCAGGCCCTCCTCGCCGAGCAGAGGGCCTTAGAGGAGGCCTTGAGGATGCGGAGCGAGCGGGAAGACCTCCTGCGCTTCCAGCTTCGGGAGATTGAGGAGGCCAAGCCCCGCCCGGGAGAGGACCAGGAGCTTTGGCAGGAGGCGGAAAGGCTTAGGCACCTGGAAGCCCTTAGGGAGCGGGCAGGCCGGGCCTACGCTCTCCTGGCCGAGGAAGGGGCCTTGGACCTCCTCCAGGGGGCTGTGCGGGAGCTCCGCGGGGGCGGCCGGTTTGACCGGGCCCTGGAAGCCCTGGCCGGGGACCTGGAAGCTGCCCTGCAGGGGGCCAGGGCCGTGGCCCGGGAGCTGGAGGACTACCTGGAGGGCCTGGAGGGGGACCCCGAGCGCCTGGCGGCCCTCGAGGCCCGGCTCTCCCTCCTGGAGAGGCTCAAGCGCAAGTACGGCCCCACCCTGGAGGAGGTGCTGGCCCATGCCCAAAGGGCCCAGGAGGAACTTCGGACGCTGGAAGGCGGTGAGGAGCGCCTCGAGGCGGTAAGGCGCGCGGTGCGGGCCAGCCGGGAAACCCTCCTCGCCGCCGGCGAAGCCCTCACGGAGGCCCGGGCCCAGGCGGCCCAACGGCTGGCCCGGGGCATGGAGGCGGAACTCTCGGCCCTGGGCCTCCCCCAGGCGCGCTTCCAGGTGGAACTCCTCCCCCTCCCTGAACCCGGGCCCTTCGGCCTGGAGGAGGTGGCCTTCCGCTTCTCCGCAAGCCCCCACCTGCCCCCCGCCCCCCTAGGCGCCGCCAGCGGCGGGGAGCTTTCCCGCATCGCCTTGGCCCTGGCCCTCCTTACCGGGGCCGAGGCCCCCACGGTGGTCTTTGACGAGATGGACACCGGGGTGGGTGGGGAGACGGCCTGGAAACTGGCCGAGCGCCTGGCCCGCCTGGCGGAAAGCCGCCAGGTCCTGGTGGTGACCCACCTGCCCCAGGTGGCCGCCCGGGCCCACCGCCACCTCCGGGTGGTCAAGGAAGGGAGCGAGGTGCGGGTGGAGGTCCTGGAAGGGGAGGCCCGGGTGCGGGAGCTGGCCCGTCTCCTCTCCGGCCAGTACACCGAGGCCGCTTTAGCCCACGCCCGCCTCCTCCTGGAGCGCCCATGA
- a CDS encoding glycoside hydrolase family 13 protein, producing the protein MAWYEGVFFYQIFPDRFFRAGPPGRPAPAGPLEPWEAPPSLRGFKGGTLWGVAEKIPYLKGLGVEALYLNPIFASTANHRYHTTDYLQVDPLLGGNQALRHLLEVAHAHGIRVILDGVFNHTGRGFFAFQHLLENGEASPYRDWYYVKGFPLNPYAPQPNYEAWWGNPELPKLRVETPAVRDYLLGVAEHWIRFGADGWRLDVPNEIRDPEFWRAFRRRVKGANPEAYIVGEIWEEAEAWLQGDMFDATMNYPLARAILGFVGGEALDRELAARSGLGRIEPLQALAFSHRLEGLFGRYRLEVVRAQMNLLTSHDTPRLLSLLRGSVARARLALALLFLLPGNPTVYYGEEIGMEGGMDPENRGGMVWEEARWKREILETVRRLARLRQEHPELRTAPYARVYAADGHLAFTRGPYLVVVNASPEPFRQDFPLRGALPRGAQAVDLLSGASCTPMGGRLCGPELPPFSVAVWAEV; encoded by the coding sequence GTGGCTTGGTACGAGGGCGTTTTTTTCTACCAGATCTTCCCCGACCGCTTCTTCCGCGCCGGCCCCCCGGGCAGGCCGGCCCCCGCCGGACCCTTGGAGCCTTGGGAGGCCCCCCCGAGCCTCCGGGGGTTCAAGGGGGGTACCCTCTGGGGGGTGGCGGAGAAAATCCCCTACCTGAAGGGCCTGGGGGTGGAGGCCCTCTACCTGAACCCCATCTTCGCCTCCACCGCCAACCACCGCTACCACACCACGGACTACCTCCAGGTGGACCCCTTGCTGGGGGGAAACCAGGCCCTAAGGCACCTCCTGGAAGTGGCCCACGCCCACGGGATCCGGGTGATCCTGGACGGGGTTTTCAACCACACGGGCCGGGGCTTCTTCGCCTTCCAGCACCTCCTGGAAAACGGGGAGGCAAGCCCTTACCGGGACTGGTACTACGTGAAGGGCTTCCCCCTGAACCCCTACGCCCCCCAGCCCAACTACGAGGCCTGGTGGGGCAACCCCGAGCTCCCCAAGCTCCGGGTGGAAACCCCGGCGGTGCGGGACTACCTCCTGGGGGTGGCCGAGCACTGGATCCGCTTCGGGGCCGACGGCTGGCGGCTGGACGTGCCCAACGAGATCCGGGATCCGGAGTTCTGGCGGGCCTTCCGCCGCCGGGTCAAGGGGGCCAACCCCGAGGCCTACATCGTGGGGGAGATCTGGGAGGAAGCCGAGGCCTGGCTCCAGGGGGACATGTTTGACGCCACCATGAACTACCCCCTTGCCCGGGCCATCCTGGGCTTCGTGGGCGGGGAGGCCTTGGACCGGGAGCTCGCGGCCCGCTCGGGCCTGGGGCGGATCGAGCCCCTGCAGGCCCTGGCCTTCAGCCACCGGCTGGAAGGGCTTTTTGGCCGCTACCGCCTCGAGGTGGTGCGGGCCCAGATGAACCTCCTGACCTCCCACGACACCCCCCGCCTCCTCAGCCTCCTCCGGGGGAGCGTGGCGCGGGCCCGGCTGGCCCTCGCCCTCCTCTTCCTCCTGCCGGGAAACCCCACGGTCTACTACGGGGAGGAGATCGGGATGGAAGGGGGGATGGACCCGGAGAACCGCGGGGGCATGGTCTGGGAGGAAGCCCGCTGGAAACGGGAGATCCTGGAAACCGTGCGCCGCCTGGCCCGGCTTCGCCAGGAACACCCCGAGCTCCGCACCGCCCCTTACGCCCGGGTCTACGCCGCCGACGGGCACCTGGCCTTTACCCGTGGGCCTTACCTGGTGGTGGTCAACGCCAGCCCTGAACCCTTCCGCCAGGACTTCCCCCT
- the glyA gene encoding serine hydroxymethyltransferase, which translates to MVRTSLRDEALFELIALEEKRQREGLELIASENFVSAQVREAVGSVLTNKYAEGYPGARYYGGCEVIDQVERLAMERAKALFGAAWANVQPHSGSQANMAVYMALMEPGDTLMGMDLAAGGHLTHGAKVNFSGKLYRVVSYGVRPDTERIDLEEVRRLAREHRPKVIVAGSSAYPRFWDFQAFREIADEVGAYLVVDMAHFAGLVAAGLHPNPIPYAHVVTSTTHKTLRGPRGGLILSNDLELGKKIDKLIFPGIQGGPLEHVIAGKAVAFFEALQPEFKAYSRLVVQNAQRLAAELAERGYRIVTGGTDNHLFLVDLRPKGLTGKEAEERLDAVGITVNKNAIPFDPKPPRVTSGIRVGTPAITTRGFTPEEMPRVAELMDRALTEGPSEALREEVRRLALAHPMP; encoded by the coding sequence GGTGCGGGAAGCGGTGGGGAGCGTCCTCACCAACAAGTACGCCGAGGGCTACCCGGGGGCCCGGTACTACGGGGGGTGCGAGGTCATTGACCAGGTGGAGCGGCTGGCCATGGAGCGGGCCAAGGCCCTCTTTGGGGCAGCCTGGGCCAACGTCCAGCCCCATTCCGGTTCCCAGGCCAACATGGCCGTCTACATGGCCCTGATGGAGCCCGGGGACACCCTGATGGGCATGGACCTGGCCGCCGGGGGGCATCTCACCCATGGGGCCAAGGTGAACTTCTCGGGGAAGCTCTACCGGGTGGTGTCCTACGGGGTCCGGCCCGATACGGAGCGGATTGACCTCGAGGAGGTGCGCCGCCTGGCCCGGGAGCACCGGCCCAAGGTGATCGTGGCCGGGAGCAGCGCCTACCCCCGGTTCTGGGACTTCCAGGCCTTCCGGGAGATCGCCGACGAGGTGGGGGCCTACCTGGTGGTGGACATGGCCCACTTCGCCGGGCTGGTGGCCGCGGGCCTCCACCCCAACCCCATCCCCTACGCCCATGTGGTGACCAGCACCACCCACAAGACCCTACGGGGCCCTCGGGGCGGCCTCATCCTTTCCAACGACCTCGAGCTGGGCAAGAAGATCGATAAGCTCATCTTCCCCGGCATCCAGGGCGGCCCCCTGGAGCACGTGATCGCCGGCAAGGCGGTGGCCTTCTTTGAGGCTTTGCAGCCAGAGTTCAAAGCCTACAGCCGCCTGGTGGTGCAAAACGCCCAGCGCCTGGCCGCCGAGCTGGCAGAAAGGGGGTACCGCATCGTCACCGGGGGCACGGACAACCATCTCTTCCTGGTGGACCTGCGCCCCAAGGGCCTCACGGGCAAGGAGGCGGAGGAAAGGCTGGACGCGGTGGGCATCACGGTGAACAAGAACGCCATCCCCTTTGACCCCAAGCCCCCCCGGGTCACCTCGGGGATCCGCGTGGGCACCCCCGCCATCACCACCCGGGGCTTCACCCCAGAGGAGATGCCCCGCGTGGCCGAGCTCATGGACCGCGCCCTCACGGAAGGCCCCTCCGAGGCCCTGCGGGAGGAGGTGCGCCGCCTGGCCCTGGCCCACCCCATGCCTTAG
- the argR gene encoding arginine repressor, protein MRSKAERHRAIQEIVSREEIGTQKELVERLRQLGFDVTQATVSRDIAELRLARVALGKGRHKYALPSLELPEDVHEELKRQFGLFVKDVDRGGNILVVKTAEGHASGIALLMDRLRRDEIVGTLAGEDTILVVARSEEGAKALEEEFGELLVAGKAGKRAPGLPS, encoded by the coding sequence ATGCGAAGCAAGGCGGAACGGCACCGCGCCATCCAAGAGATCGTGAGCCGCGAGGAGATCGGTACCCAGAAGGAGCTGGTGGAGCGGCTTAGGCAGTTGGGTTTTGACGTGACCCAGGCCACGGTGAGCCGGGATATCGCCGAGCTCCGCCTGGCCCGGGTGGCCCTGGGCAAGGGTCGGCACAAGTATGCCCTTCCCTCCCTGGAGCTGCCGGAGGATGTGCACGAGGAGCTGAAACGCCAGTTTGGCCTCTTTGTGAAGGACGTGGACCGGGGCGGCAACATCCTGGTGGTGAAGACCGCCGAGGGCCACGCCTCGGGCATCGCCCTCCTCATGGACCGCCTCAGGCGGGACGAGATCGTGGGCACCCTGGCCGGGGAGGACACCATCTTGGTGGTGGCCCGGAGCGAGGAGGGGGCCAAGGCCCTGGAGGAGGAGTTCGGGGAGCTCCTGGTGGCGGGGAAGGCTGGCAAACGGGCCCCTGGGCTGCCCTCCTAA
- the coaBC gene encoding bifunctional phosphopantothenoylcysteine decarboxylase/phosphopantothenate--cysteine ligase CoaBC, with the protein MARVLVAATGGVAAIKVPHLLRLLRAAGHEVRVLATPRALEFVTPLSLAVAAGGEVATEEAWFRPDGRALHIELARFADVVLVAPATADALAKAALGLADDLLSATLLAGAKRVAWAPAMNQAMWLAPQTQAHVERLKALGHAVFGPAYGPLAAVGEGEGWGRMLEPEELVERLHAFLTPKDLQGLRLLVSAGPTREYLDPVRFLSNPSSGRMGYAVAEAARDRGAEVVLVAGPTCLPDPWGVEVVRVESALEMRDRLRERYPWAQGVVMAAAVADYRPAEVLAEKEPKVEAERILRLVPNPDILKELGQEKGDKVLVGFAMETGEGLERAKGKLWRKNLDLIVLNWVNREGVGFGSPENEVVLLLKDGRILELPRMSKRQVADRILDFVKEFWQA; encoded by the coding sequence GTGGCCCGGGTCCTGGTGGCGGCGACGGGGGGGGTGGCGGCCATCAAGGTGCCCCACCTCCTCCGCCTTCTGCGGGCGGCGGGGCACGAGGTGCGGGTGCTGGCCACCCCCAGGGCCCTGGAGTTCGTCACCCCCCTCTCCCTGGCGGTGGCCGCGGGGGGGGAGGTGGCTACGGAGGAGGCCTGGTTCCGCCCCGATGGCCGGGCCCTGCACATTGAGCTGGCCCGCTTTGCCGACGTGGTCCTGGTGGCCCCGGCCACCGCGGACGCCCTGGCCAAGGCCGCCTTGGGCCTGGCCGACGACCTCCTTTCCGCCACCTTGCTGGCCGGGGCCAAGCGGGTGGCCTGGGCCCCGGCCATGAACCAGGCCATGTGGCTCGCCCCCCAGACCCAGGCCCACGTGGAGCGGCTTAAGGCCTTGGGCCATGCCGTCTTCGGCCCCGCCTACGGCCCCCTGGCCGCGGTGGGGGAGGGGGAGGGCTGGGGGCGGATGCTGGAGCCCGAGGAGCTGGTGGAGCGCCTCCACGCCTTCCTCACCCCCAAGGACCTCCAGGGCTTAAGGCTTTTGGTCTCCGCTGGGCCTACCCGGGAGTACCTGGACCCGGTGCGCTTCCTCTCCAACCCTTCCTCAGGGCGCATGGGCTACGCCGTGGCCGAGGCGGCCCGGGACCGGGGGGCGGAGGTGGTGCTGGTGGCCGGGCCCACCTGCCTCCCTGACCCCTGGGGGGTGGAGGTGGTGCGGGTGGAAAGCGCCTTGGAAATGCGCGACCGCCTCCGGGAGCGCTACCCCTGGGCCCAGGGGGTGGTGATGGCCGCGGCGGTGGCCGACTACCGCCCGGCGGAGGTCCTTGCGGAGAAGGAGCCTAAGGTGGAGGCGGAAAGGATCCTGCGCCTGGTGCCCAACCCCGATATCCTCAAGGAGCTGGGGCAGGAGAAGGGGGATAAGGTCCTGGTGGGCTTCGCCATGGAAACCGGGGAGGGCCTGGAGCGGGCCAAGGGGAAGCTTTGGCGCAAGAACCTGGACCTCATCGTCCTCAACTGGGTGAACCGGGAGGGGGTGGGCTTCGGCAGCCCCGAGAACGAGGTGGTCCTGCTCCTCAAGGATGGGCGGATCCTGGAGCTTCCCCGGATGTCCAAGCGCCAGGTGGCCGACCGTATACTGGATTTCGTCAAAGAGTTTTGGCAAGCCTAA
- a CDS encoding diguanylate cyclase, with amino-acid sequence MNPLEAPYPVFLLRGEEVVANALAQGLPLPQGETLEVEERSYQVVRLPTPEGTYLLLLETTPLAIRARAYQSLLAVLKGLLQHEEPEGLLQDLIREAVAVVPGAEAGSILLREGGFFYLVAQEGFSEDLLGARTSLEEELAWYGLGVDNWLKGRPRVLKGTEIRHLSSLSTVEARPAFFEHGRLLEIQATLGLPIVLEGEVLAAMNLDSFSHPEAFTPLSLELAQAFALEAALLLKAMRERQALQEKARTDPLTGLGNRRALEETFPQLQAEARTLGEPLGLIYWDLNGLKALNDREGHAAGDRALKSLATALKSLSRRRDLAFRVGGDEFVSLHLGLSPEEIPLLIARLQANLPYGVAAGGLCVGEESLEEALEEADRRMYRAKGGP; translated from the coding sequence ATGAACCCCCTGGAAGCCCCCTACCCCGTCTTCCTCCTGCGAGGGGAGGAGGTGGTGGCCAACGCCCTGGCCCAAGGCCTTCCCCTCCCCCAAGGGGAGACCCTGGAGGTGGAAGAGCGGAGCTACCAGGTGGTGCGCCTCCCCACCCCGGAGGGGACCTACCTCCTCCTCCTGGAAACCACTCCCCTGGCCATCCGGGCCCGGGCCTACCAAAGCCTTCTCGCCGTGCTGAAAGGGCTTTTGCAGCACGAAGAGCCCGAGGGACTTCTTCAGGACCTCATCCGGGAAGCGGTGGCGGTGGTGCCAGGGGCCGAGGCGGGAAGCATCCTGCTGCGGGAGGGGGGCTTCTTCTACCTGGTGGCCCAGGAAGGGTTCTCGGAAGACCTCCTGGGGGCCCGCACCTCCTTGGAGGAGGAGCTGGCCTGGTATGGCCTGGGGGTGGACAACTGGCTCAAGGGCCGCCCCCGGGTGCTGAAGGGGACGGAGATCCGCCACCTCTCCAGCCTGAGCACCGTGGAGGCCCGGCCTGCCTTCTTTGAGCACGGCCGCCTCCTGGAGATCCAGGCCACCTTAGGCCTGCCCATCGTCCTGGAAGGGGAGGTGTTGGCGGCCATGAACCTGGACAGCTTCAGCCACCCCGAGGCCTTCACCCCCCTCTCCCTGGAGCTCGCCCAAGCCTTCGCCCTGGAGGCCGCCTTGCTCCTCAAGGCCATGCGGGAGCGGCAAGCCCTGCAGGAGAAGGCCCGCACCGATCCCTTGACGGGGCTGGGCAACCGCCGGGCCCTGGAGGAGACCTTCCCCCAGCTCCAGGCCGAGGCCCGCACCCTGGGGGAGCCCTTGGGCCTCATCTACTGGGATCTCAACGGCCTGAAGGCCCTGAACGACCGGGAAGGCCATGCCGCCGGGGACCGGGCCCTGAAAAGCCTGGCCACGGCCCTGAAAAGCCTTTCCCGCCGCCGGGACCTGGCCTTCCGCGTGGGGGGGGATGAGTTCGTCAGCCTGCACCTGGGCCTTTCCCCGGAGGAGATCCCCCTCCTCATCGCCCGGCTTCAGGCCAACCTACCCTACGGGGTGGCGGCGGGGGGGCTTTGCGTGGGGGAGGAAAGCCTGGAGGAGGCCCTGGAGGAGGCCGACCGACGCATGTACCGGGCTAAAGGAGGCCCTTGA